In Streptococcus gallolyticus subsp. gallolyticus DSM 16831, the sequence TCAACGAAGGAATCTTACCAAAAATTGGCTTTAGAAGCGTTGCAACAGGGTGGCTATACCATCAAAACAACAATTGATAAAGATGTTTATAACGCCATGCAGAATACCGTAGCACAATACGGTAGCACGCTTGATCAAGGAAGCTCAGAAACGGTTGAAGTTGGTAATGTCTTGATGGATAATTCAACTGGGGCTATTCTAGGATTTATTGGTGGACGGGATTATTCAACTAACCAGAACAACCATGCGTTTGACACTGCGAGGTCACCAGGATCAAGTATTAAGCCGATTATCGCGTATGGGATTGCTATTGACCAAGGGCTTTTAGGTAGTGCTAGTATGTTATCTAACTATCCGACAACTTTCTCTAGTGGTCAGTCAATCATGCACGGTAGTGAAGAAGGAACGGCAATGGTTACTCTCCAAGAAGCTTTGAATACGTCATGGAATATTCCAGCTTATTGGACGTATCAAATGTTGCTCAATGATGACGTTGATGTTGAATCTTATATGAAGAAAATGGGATATGATATTGATGATTATTCTATTGAAAGCTTGCCTTTAGGTGGAGGAATTGAGACAACGGTTCTTCAACAAGTTAATGCTTACCAAATGATTTCAAATGGTGGTGTTTACTTGAAAGGTTACATGGTTGACAGTATCACAGATAGTCAAGGCAATGTTATTTATCAACATAAAGCTAATCCTGTACGTGTCTTTTCTGAAGCAACGGCTAGCATTTTAAATCAGTTATTAAAAGAAGTTATCACTGGTGGTGGTACGACAAAATTTTATGCAGATTTAAAGAGTTTAAATGCGACAGCCGCTAGTGCGGATTGGACAGGTAAAACCGGTACAACTGACAATTATACAGACGTGTGGCTTGTGCTATCAACACCGAAAGTAACGCTTGGTGGTTGGGCAGGTAATGACGACAATACTTCTTTACCTGATGCAGCAGGACATACTTATAACGCGCAGTACATGGCTTATTTGGTTAATGCTATCTACAATGCTGATTCAAGTGTCTTAGGTGTTGATAAGAAATATAGTTTGTCTTCAAGTGTTATCAAATCAACTGTTCTTAAAGCAACAGGTTTACAGCCTGGTACGGTGACGGTCAATGGTCGTTCGCTTACTGTGAGTGGTGAAACAACGACAAGTTACTGGGCTAAGAATGGTGCGGGTACAATGACTTATAAATTTGCTATTGGTGGTACAGATAGTGATTATACAAAAGCTTGGGAAAGTTTGTTGAGTAATTCATCTATCACAACAAGTAGCAGCAACTAATATACTTGCAAAAATTGAAAAAATAAGGTATAATATTAACGACTATTTGTCGTCTGCTTTAGTTGAAATATTGTCCAACTAAGGTTTACAGCAGTTAAATCACACTTTTATTGGTCAGATTTAGCTGCTCTTTTTGTGCCTAATTTTAGAAAAAATAGGAGTTGTAACCTATATTTAAAGATTCTAAAAATTCACATCAACGACACACTTGGCAGGGTGTTTTAACGAGCAGCCTAACTATAAAGGTCAAGATGAAAAATAATGATGATTCTCGTCAAAATGAAGGGAATCGGGTTATGTGACATTTATTGACCTCTGTATTTTAATGAAGGAGTAAAAAACTTGGCAGGACATGAAGTTCAGTACGGGAAACACCGTACACGTCGTAGCTTTTCAAGAATCAAGGAAGTTCTTGATTTACCTAACTTGATTGAAATTCAAACGGATTCTTTTAAAGACTTCTTGGATAATGGATTGAGAGAAGTTTTTGAAGATGTACTTCCGATTACAAACTTTACGGATACTATGGAGCTTGAATTTGTTGGTTACGAGTTAAAAGAGCCTAAATATACGCTTGAAGAAGCTCGTATCCACGATGCATCTTATTCAGCACCTATTTTTGTAACCTTCCGTTTGATTAATAAAGAAACAGGAGAAATCAAAACTCAAGAAGTTTTCTTCGGTGATTTCCCAATCATGACCGAAATGGGTACATTCATCATCAATGGTGGTGAACGTATTATCGTTTCTCAGTTGGTTCGTTCTCCTGGTGTTTATTTCAACGATAAAGTTGATAAAAACGGTAAAGTTGGTTACGGTTCAACTGTAATTCCTAACCGTGGAGCTTGGCTTGAATTAGAAACAGATTCAAAAGACATTGCTTACACACGTATTGACCGTACACGTAAAATTCCATTTACAACACTTGTACGTGCGCTTGGTTTCTCAGGTGATGATGAAATCATGGATATCTTTGGTGATAGCGAGCTCGTTCGTAATACTATTGAAAAAGATATTCACAAAAATCCAGCAGATTCACGTACTGACGAAGCTCTTAAAGAAATTTACGAACGCCTTCGTCCAGGTGAACCAAAAACAGCTGATAGCTCACGTAGTTTGCTTGTAGCTCGTTTCTTTGACCCACGTCGTTATGACTTGGCAGCTGTTGGACGTTACAAAATCAATAAAAAACTTAACGTCAAGACTCGTCTCTTGAATCAAACCATTGCTGAAAACTTGGTTGATGCTGAAACTGGTGAAATTCTTGTTGAAGCTGGTACAGTAATGACACGTGACGTGATTGATTCAATTGCTGAACAATTAGACGGTGACCTTAACAAATTTGTTTACACACCAAATGATTACGCTGTTGTCACTGAACCTGTTGTTCTTCAAAAATTCAAAGTTGTGTCACCAGTTGACCCAGACCGCGTTGTTACAATCGTGGGTAATGCCAATCCTGATGATAAAGCGCGTGCGCTTACACCAGCAGACATCTTGGCTGAAATGTCATACTTCCTTAACCTTGCTGAAGGTCTTGGTAAAGTTGACGATATCGACCACCTTGGTAACCGTCGTATTCGTGCCGTTGGTGAGTTGCTTGCTAACCAATTCCGTATTGGTCTTGCTCGTATGGAACGTAATGTTCGTGAACGTATGTCAGTTCAAGACAATGAAGTGTTGACACCACAACAAATCATCAACATTCGTCCTGTAACTGCGGCTGTTAAAGAATTTTTCGGTTCTTCTCAATTGTCACAGTTCATGGACCAACACAACCCACTTTCTGAATTGTCTCACAAACGTCGTTTGTCAGCCTTAGGACCTGGTGGTTTGACTCGTGACCGTGCTGGTTATGAAGTTCGTGACGTGCACTACACTCACTATGGTCGTATGTGTCCGATTGAAACTCCTGAAGGACCTAACATCGGTTTGATTAATAACTTGTCAACATACGGACATCTTAATAAATATGGTTTCATCCAAACACCATATCGTAAAGTTGACCGTGCTACTGGTGTGGTTACAAACGAAATTGTTTGGTTGACTGCCGATGAAGAAGATGAATACACAGTAGCGCAAGCTAACTCAAAACTTAACGAAGATGGAACATTCGCTGAAGAAATCGTTATGGGACGTCATCAAGGTAATAACCAAGAATTCCCATCAAACATCGTTGACTTCGTAGATGTTTCTCCTAAACAAGTAGTTGCCGTTGCGACAGCATGTATTCCTTTCCTTGAAAATGATGACTCAAACCGTGCCCTTATGGGTGCCAACATGCAACGTCAAGCGGTGCCATTGATTGACCCACATGCACCATATGTTGGTACTGGTATGGAATATCAAGCAGCTCACGATTCTGGTGCCGCTGTTATCGCTAAACACGATGGACGCGTAGTTTTCTCAGATGCTGAAAAAGTTGAAGTTCGTCGTGAAGATGGTTCACTTGATGTTTACCACATTACTAAATTCCGTCGTTCAAACTCAGGTACAGCATACAATCAACGTACACTTGTTAAAGTTGGTGATATTGTTGAAAAAGGTGACTTCATTGCTGATGGACCTTCTATGGAAAAAGGTGAAATGGCACTTGGTCAAAACCCAATCGTTGCCTACATGACATGGGATGGTTACAACTATGAAGATGCCGTTATCATGAGCGAACGTCTTGTTAAAGAAGATGTTTACACATCAGTTCACTTGGAAGAATTTGAATCAGAAACACGTGATACTAAGTTAGGCCCTGAAGAAATCACTCGCGAAATTCCAAACGTTGGTGAAGAAGCTCTTAAAGACCTTGACGAAATGGGTATTATCCGTATCGGTGCTGAAGTTAAAGAAGGTGATATCCTTGTAGGTAAAGTAACACCTAAAGGTGAAAAAGACCTTTCTGCTGAAGAACGCCTTCTTCACGCAATCTTCGGTGATAAATCTCGTGAAGTACGTGATACATCACTTCGTGTGCCACACGGTGGAGACGGTGTTGTTCGTGATGTTAAAATCTTCACACGTGCTAACGGTGATGAATTGCAATCAGGTGTCAACATGCTCGTTCGTGTTTACATTGCACAAAAACGTAAAATCAAAGTCGGAGATAAAATGGCCGGTCGTCACGGAAACAAAGGGGTTGTTTCTCGTATCGTTCCTGTTGAAGACATGCCATATCTTCCAGACGGAACTCCAGTTGATATCATGTTGAACCCTCTTGGGGTGCCATCTCGTATGAATATCGGACAAGTTATGGAACTTCACCTTGGTATGGCAGCTCGTAACCTCGGTATTCACATTGCAACTCCAGTCTTTGACGGGGCAACTTCAGAAGACCTTTGGGATACTGTTCGTGAAGCTGGTATGGATAGCGACGCTAAGACAGTTCTTTATGACGGTCGTACAGGTGAACCATTTGATAATCGTGTCTCTGTTGGTATCATGTACATGATCAAACTTCACCACATGGTTGATGATAAACTTCACGCTCGTTCAGTTGGTCCTTACTCACTTGTTACACAACAACCTCTTGGTGGTAAAGCACAATTTGGTGGACAACGTTTCGGTGAAATGGAAGTTTGGGCTTTGGAAGCTTATGGTGCATCAAATGTCCTTCAAGAAATCTTGACATACAAGTCAGATGATGTGACTGGACGTCTTAAAGCTTATGAAGCTATCACTAAAGGTAAACCAATTCCAAAACCAGGTGTACCAGAATCATTCCGAGTGCTTGTTAAAGAATTGCAATCACTTGGTCTTGATATGCGTGTGCTTGATGAAGATGACAACGAAGTAGAACTTCGTGATCTTGATGAAGGTGAAGACGACGATGTTATGCACGTTGATGACCTTGAAAAAGCTCGTCAAAAACAAGAAACTGAATCTGCTGAAAAAGTAGAAGTTTCTGCTGAAGAAAATAAATAATAGGAAACAACAATTTAGACATGGAAAGTGCAAGCCAACCTTGCCTTTCCTAGTCAGATTGTTTGAATGAGTCCTATAACGATAAATAATGTCTTGCAGACAAAAAGTTTGTAAGTCGTGACAAGTTAGAAAGTAGCTCTGCTATTTTCAAAAGAACAATAAAGAAAGGTAAAACTAGTGGTTGACGTAAATCGTTTTAAAAGTATGCAAATCACATTAGCCTCACCAAGTAAAGTCCGTTCATGGTCTTATGGTGAAGTTAAAAAACCTGAAACAATCAACTATCGTACGCTCAAACCAGAACGTGAAGGTCTTTTTGATGAAGTAATCTTTGGACCAACAAAAGACTGGGAATGTGCTTGTGGTAAATATAAACGTATTCGTTATAAAGGAATTGTTTGTGACCGCTGTGGTGTTGAAGTAACACGTGCTAAAGTTCGTCGTGAACGCATGGGACACATCGAATTGAAAGCTCCAGTATCACACATCTGGTACTTCAAAGGTATTCCATCACGCATGGGACTTACTCTTGATATGAGTCCACGTGCTCTTGAAGAAGTTATTTACTTCGCTGCTTACGTAGTTATCGATCCAAAAGATACTCCGCTTGAACCAAAATCACTTTTGACTGAGCGTGAATATCGTGAAAAATTACAAGAATACGGACAAGGCTCATTTGTTGCGAAAATGGGTGCTGAAGCTATCCAAGATCTTCTTAAGCGCGTTGATTTGAAATCTGAAATCGCTGAACTTAAGGAAGAATTGAAAACAGCAACAGGGCAAAAACGTATCAAAGCTGTCCGTCGTTTAGATGTGCTCGATGCCTTCTACAAATCTGGTAACAAACCAGAATGGATGGTACTTAACATCTTGCCAGTTATTCCACCAGATCTTCGTCCAATGGTTCAATTGGATGGTGGACGTTTCGCTGCATCTGACTTGAATGACCTTTACCGTCGTGTTATCAACCGTAACAACCGTTTGGCTCGTTTGCTTGAATTGAATGCCCCAGGTATCATTGTGCAAAATGAAAAACGTATGTTGCAAGAAGCTGTTGATGCTCTTATCGATAACGGTCGTCGTGGTCGTCCAATCACTGGTCCTGGTAGCCGTCCTCTTAAATCTTTGAGCCACATGCTTAAAGGTAAACAAGGTCGTTTCCGTCAAAACTTGCTTGGTAAACGTGTTGACTTCTCTGGACGTTCAGTTATCGCCGTAGGTCCAACACTTAAAATGTATCAATGTGGTGTGCCACGTGAAATGGCTATCGAATTGTTCAAACCATTCGTAATGCGTGAAATCGTTGCGCGTGACTATGCTGGTAACGTTAAAGCAGCTAAACGTATGGTTGAACGTGGTGATGAACGTATTTGGGATATTCTTGAAGAAGTTATCAAAGAACACCCAGTGCTTCTTAACCGCGCACCGACTCTTCACCGTTTGGGTATCCAAGCCTTCGAACCAGTCCTTATTGATGGTAAAGCACTTCGTCTTCACCCACTTGTTTGTGAAGCCTACAATGCCGACTTCGATGGTGACCAAATGGCCATCCACGTACCACTTTCTGAAGAAGCACAAGCTGAAGCACGTCTTCTTATGCTTGCCGCAGAACACATCCTTAACCCTAAAGATGGTAAACCAGTCGTAACACCATCTCAAGATATGGTTCTTGGTAACTACTACCTTACTATGGAAGAACCAGGTCGTGAAGGTGAAGGAATGATCTTCAAAGACCGTGATGAAGCAGTTATGGCTTACCGCAATGGTTATGTTCACTTGCATACTCGTGTGGGTATTGCCGTTGATAGCATGCCAAATAAACCATGGACTGACGAACAGAAACATAAAATCTTGGTTACAACTGTAGGTAAGATTCTCTTCAACGATATCATGCCTGAGGATTTACCTTACCTTCAAGAGCCAAACAATGCTAACCTAACAGAAAAAACGCCAGATAAGTACTTCTTGGCACCAGGACAAGATATTCAATCTGCTATTGACAGCTTGGAAATCAATGTACCATTTAAGAAGAAAAATCTTGGAAATATCATTGCGGAAATCTTTAAACGTTTCCGTACAACAGAAACATCAGCTTTCCTTGACCGCTTGAAAGACCTTGGTTACTATCATTCAACTCTTGCTGGTTTGACAGTGGGTATCGCCGATATCCCAGTTATCGATAACAAACAAGAAATTATCGATGCAGCTCACAGCAAAGTTGAACAAATCAACAAAGCCTTCCGTCGTGGTTTGATGACTGATGATGACCGTTATGTTGCTGTTACAACAACATGGCGTGAAGCTAAAGAAGAACTTGAACAACGTCTGATTGAAACACAAGATCCTAAGAATCCTATCGTTATGATGATGGACTCAGGAGCTCGTGGTAACATTTCTAACTTCTCACAACTTGCCGGTATGCGTGGTTTGATGGCTGCTCCGAACGGACGTATCATGGAATTGCCTATCCTATCTAACTTCCGTGAAGGTTTGTCTGTCTTGGA encodes:
- the pbp1b gene encoding penicillin-binding protein PBP1B, with protein sequence MFKRNKKKKKTNHQKLSVIDLGSVVLRTVKLLTDFFYIIIILFGMLGAGIAFGYLASQIDSVKVPSKESLVSQVTSLTRISEMSYSDGSSIASIDTDLLRTPVESDAISDNVKKAIIATEDENFESHDGVVPKAVFRATLASVLGLGETSGGSTLTQQLIKQQILGDDPTFKRKSREIIYALALERYLSKDEILTDYLNVSPFGRNNKGENIAGIEEAAQGIFGVSASDLTIPQAAFLVGLPQSPIVYSPYTAAGQLKDEEDMAYGLSRQQDVLYNMYRAGYLTKAEYEEYKAYDVSQDFIQPESTTTSEHDFLYYAVLEEAQDIMYDYLVEQNGVSEQELKNDSTKESYQKLALEALQQGGYTIKTTIDKDVYNAMQNTVAQYGSTLDQGSSETVEVGNVLMDNSTGAILGFIGGRDYSTNQNNHAFDTARSPGSSIKPIIAYGIAIDQGLLGSASMLSNYPTTFSSGQSIMHGSEEGTAMVTLQEALNTSWNIPAYWTYQMLLNDDVDVESYMKKMGYDIDDYSIESLPLGGGIETTVLQQVNAYQMISNGGVYLKGYMVDSITDSQGNVIYQHKANPVRVFSEATASILNQLLKEVITGGGTTKFYADLKSLNATAASADWTGKTGTTDNYTDVWLVLSTPKVTLGGWAGNDDNTSLPDAAGHTYNAQYMAYLVNAIYNADSSVLGVDKKYSLSSSVIKSTVLKATGLQPGTVTVNGRSLTVSGETTTSYWAKNGAGTMTYKFAIGGTDSDYTKAWESLLSNSSITTSSSN
- the rpoB gene encoding DNA-directed RNA polymerase subunit beta, whose amino-acid sequence is MAGHEVQYGKHRTRRSFSRIKEVLDLPNLIEIQTDSFKDFLDNGLREVFEDVLPITNFTDTMELEFVGYELKEPKYTLEEARIHDASYSAPIFVTFRLINKETGEIKTQEVFFGDFPIMTEMGTFIINGGERIIVSQLVRSPGVYFNDKVDKNGKVGYGSTVIPNRGAWLELETDSKDIAYTRIDRTRKIPFTTLVRALGFSGDDEIMDIFGDSELVRNTIEKDIHKNPADSRTDEALKEIYERLRPGEPKTADSSRSLLVARFFDPRRYDLAAVGRYKINKKLNVKTRLLNQTIAENLVDAETGEILVEAGTVMTRDVIDSIAEQLDGDLNKFVYTPNDYAVVTEPVVLQKFKVVSPVDPDRVVTIVGNANPDDKARALTPADILAEMSYFLNLAEGLGKVDDIDHLGNRRIRAVGELLANQFRIGLARMERNVRERMSVQDNEVLTPQQIINIRPVTAAVKEFFGSSQLSQFMDQHNPLSELSHKRRLSALGPGGLTRDRAGYEVRDVHYTHYGRMCPIETPEGPNIGLINNLSTYGHLNKYGFIQTPYRKVDRATGVVTNEIVWLTADEEDEYTVAQANSKLNEDGTFAEEIVMGRHQGNNQEFPSNIVDFVDVSPKQVVAVATACIPFLENDDSNRALMGANMQRQAVPLIDPHAPYVGTGMEYQAAHDSGAAVIAKHDGRVVFSDAEKVEVRREDGSLDVYHITKFRRSNSGTAYNQRTLVKVGDIVEKGDFIADGPSMEKGEMALGQNPIVAYMTWDGYNYEDAVIMSERLVKEDVYTSVHLEEFESETRDTKLGPEEITREIPNVGEEALKDLDEMGIIRIGAEVKEGDILVGKVTPKGEKDLSAEERLLHAIFGDKSREVRDTSLRVPHGGDGVVRDVKIFTRANGDELQSGVNMLVRVYIAQKRKIKVGDKMAGRHGNKGVVSRIVPVEDMPYLPDGTPVDIMLNPLGVPSRMNIGQVMELHLGMAARNLGIHIATPVFDGATSEDLWDTVREAGMDSDAKTVLYDGRTGEPFDNRVSVGIMYMIKLHHMVDDKLHARSVGPYSLVTQQPLGGKAQFGGQRFGEMEVWALEAYGASNVLQEILTYKSDDVTGRLKAYEAITKGKPIPKPGVPESFRVLVKELQSLGLDMRVLDEDDNEVELRDLDEGEDDDVMHVDDLEKARQKQETESAEKVEVSAEENK
- the rpoC gene encoding DNA-directed RNA polymerase subunit beta', with product MVDVNRFKSMQITLASPSKVRSWSYGEVKKPETINYRTLKPEREGLFDEVIFGPTKDWECACGKYKRIRYKGIVCDRCGVEVTRAKVRRERMGHIELKAPVSHIWYFKGIPSRMGLTLDMSPRALEEVIYFAAYVVIDPKDTPLEPKSLLTEREYREKLQEYGQGSFVAKMGAEAIQDLLKRVDLKSEIAELKEELKTATGQKRIKAVRRLDVLDAFYKSGNKPEWMVLNILPVIPPDLRPMVQLDGGRFAASDLNDLYRRVINRNNRLARLLELNAPGIIVQNEKRMLQEAVDALIDNGRRGRPITGPGSRPLKSLSHMLKGKQGRFRQNLLGKRVDFSGRSVIAVGPTLKMYQCGVPREMAIELFKPFVMREIVARDYAGNVKAAKRMVERGDERIWDILEEVIKEHPVLLNRAPTLHRLGIQAFEPVLIDGKALRLHPLVCEAYNADFDGDQMAIHVPLSEEAQAEARLLMLAAEHILNPKDGKPVVTPSQDMVLGNYYLTMEEPGREGEGMIFKDRDEAVMAYRNGYVHLHTRVGIAVDSMPNKPWTDEQKHKILVTTVGKILFNDIMPEDLPYLQEPNNANLTEKTPDKYFLAPGQDIQSAIDSLEINVPFKKKNLGNIIAEIFKRFRTTETSAFLDRLKDLGYYHSTLAGLTVGIADIPVIDNKQEIIDAAHSKVEQINKAFRRGLMTDDDRYVAVTTTWREAKEELEQRLIETQDPKNPIVMMMDSGARGNISNFSQLAGMRGLMAAPNGRIMELPILSNFREGLSVLEMFFSTHGARKGMTDTALKTADSGYLTRRLVDVAQDVIIREDDCGTDRGLVIRAITDGKEVTETLEERLVGRYTKKSVKHPETGEVIVGPDVLITEDMAAEIVKAGVEEVTIRSVFTCNTRHGVCRHCYGVNLATGDAVEVGEAVGTIAAQSIGEPGTQLTMRTFHTGGVASNTDITQGLPRIQEIFEARNPKGEAVITEVKGTVVDIEEDASTRTKKVYVQGKTGMGEYVVPFTARMKVAVGDEVHRGAPLTEGSIQPKRLLEVRDTLSVETYLLAEVQKVYRSQGVEIGDKHVEVMVRQMLRKVRIMDPGDTELLPGTLMDIADFTDANKDVVISGGIPATSRPVLMGITKASLETNSFLSAASFQETTRVLTDAAIRGKKDHLLGLKENVIIGKIIPAGTGMARYRNLEPQAVNELETSEEAETVEATVSTDAE